One Scleropages formosus chromosome 8, fSclFor1.1, whole genome shotgun sequence DNA window includes the following coding sequences:
- the pla2g12b gene encoding group XIIB secretory phospholipase A2-like protein isoform X1, whose amino-acid sequence MKSLRTLPIGSSAGPRLPGPVSHRNMGPGAHAFVPLLLLLCLTGAPAAALGQEADPAPTKAGAEDSGWGLNAVRDGFQAVNGYFDSVVELMGGRNGVCQYRCRYGKAPLARPDYKSPEPNGCSLSLLGYQVPQSLDAGIPAMTKCCNQLDACYDTCGSNKYRCDSKFRWCLHGICSDLKRSLGFVSKVEACETLADTLYNAVWTLGCRPYMNSQRAACFCEGEEKDEL is encoded by the exons ATGAAATCCCTGCGCACTCTGCCGATCGGCAGCTCCGCCGGGCCTCGACTCCCTGGACCCGTCTCTCACCGCAACATGGGACCCGGCGCCCACGCCTTCGTcccgctcctgctcctgctgtgccTCACCGGGGCGCCCGCGGCGGCCCTCGGCCAGGAGGCCGACCCCGCGCCCACCAAAGCCGGCGCGGAGGACTCCGGCTGGGGCCTGAACGCCGTCCGCGACGGCTTCCAGGCCGTCAACGGGTATTTCGATTCCGTGGTGGAGCTGATGGGCGGCCGCAACGGCGTGTGCCAGTACCGCTGCCGATACG GAAAGGCTCCTCTGGCGCGTCCCGACTACAAGAGCCCCGAACCCAACGGATGCAGCCTCTCTCTGCTGGGCTACCAGGTACCGCAAAGT CTGGACGCGGGGATCCCGGCCATGACCAAGTGCTGCAACCAGCTGGACGCGTGCTACGACACCTGCGGCTCCAACAAGTACCGCTGCGACTCCAAGTTCCGCTGGTGCCTTCACGGAATCTGCTCCGACCTCAAGCGGAGTCTGGGCTTCGTCTCGAAGGTCGAAG CTTGCGAGACTCTGGCTGATACGCTGTACAATGCCGTTTGGACACTTGGCTGCAGACCCTACATGAATAGCCAGAGGGCAGCATGCTTCTGCGAAGGGGAGGAGAAGGATGAGCTGTAG
- the pla2g12b gene encoding group XIIB secretory phospholipase A2-like protein isoform X2, whose translation MKSLRTLPIGSSAGPRLPGPVSHRNMGPGAHAFVPLLLLLCLTGAPAAALGQEADPAPTKAGAEDSGWGLNAVRDGFQAVNGYFDSVVELMGGRNGVCQYRCRYGKAPLARPDYKSPEPNGCSLSLLGYQLDAGIPAMTKCCNQLDACYDTCGSNKYRCDSKFRWCLHGICSDLKRSLGFVSKVEACETLADTLYNAVWTLGCRPYMNSQRAACFCEGEEKDEL comes from the exons ATGAAATCCCTGCGCACTCTGCCGATCGGCAGCTCCGCCGGGCCTCGACTCCCTGGACCCGTCTCTCACCGCAACATGGGACCCGGCGCCCACGCCTTCGTcccgctcctgctcctgctgtgccTCACCGGGGCGCCCGCGGCGGCCCTCGGCCAGGAGGCCGACCCCGCGCCCACCAAAGCCGGCGCGGAGGACTCCGGCTGGGGCCTGAACGCCGTCCGCGACGGCTTCCAGGCCGTCAACGGGTATTTCGATTCCGTGGTGGAGCTGATGGGCGGCCGCAACGGCGTGTGCCAGTACCGCTGCCGATACG GAAAGGCTCCTCTGGCGCGTCCCGACTACAAGAGCCCCGAACCCAACGGATGCAGCCTCTCTCTGCTGGGCTACCAG CTGGACGCGGGGATCCCGGCCATGACCAAGTGCTGCAACCAGCTGGACGCGTGCTACGACACCTGCGGCTCCAACAAGTACCGCTGCGACTCCAAGTTCCGCTGGTGCCTTCACGGAATCTGCTCCGACCTCAAGCGGAGTCTGGGCTTCGTCTCGAAGGTCGAAG CTTGCGAGACTCTGGCTGATACGCTGTACAATGCCGTTTGGACACTTGGCTGCAGACCCTACATGAATAGCCAGAGGGCAGCATGCTTCTGCGAAGGGGAGGAGAAGGATGAGCTGTAG